A section of the Planktothrix sp. FACHB-1365 genome encodes:
- a CDS encoding alpha-amylase family glycosyl hydrolase codes for MRYFEEYCEVHLDPSIAPYNWVFRSHEKICIRFGVHRSKHPDYGQIVYELNDGQGYCDVERIRTKTESVSENGFQMFSVILPPVSNGGGYQYRLGYVDTDGIEHTSERSQFLLVCDEAPRSMTEIPSIFLGIVNHYPVYGPKPSVPMTSSPKDWGSRLFYSIIIDRFALSKDTTRTPLSPVKYDPSCPHSSHGGTIQGIIEHLEYLKSLGVRAIILTPVYVNAPDGYHGYHPIHLLMVDPRLGTIQTLRELVKKAHEADIAVILDVVNNHIADSINWEEYGGPPGGEFKYVQGEESAVLPFPIEARNTSLFHGPEYTDMVNQRLFGFLEDWRTETPYVRELLIQHLKYWIAETDIDGFRYDSARHVGLDFWQPCVEEISRYAGIFGKKEFLQIAEHAGSTHEQVIEYNNAKFSGLIDYPTYYIVKHSLGNGNWLWGLADYFCGFLKPSQSYYAGWQNNIMFLDNQDTSRIFHEFWNRTHNREQARIRVHFALACLILGPQIPSIYQGTEQEFDGALGWHEEEGQEESIGHDCYVREDMFDNPACDWKFGVINRKIFHPYSRNHPTFLLIRQLAKIRFQHRLFQSGTRTLLHSKNNGLWCVLIHGIANEHPLFIAFNLGPNPLLEEAFKIPHWYGEFCGADILMTISGGVFHLVKDEMRIKLSPFSFVLGRLLH; via the coding sequence ATGCGCTATTTTGAGGAATACTGCGAAGTCCATTTAGACCCCAGCATTGCGCCCTATAATTGGGTATTTAGAAGTCACGAAAAAATCTGTATTAGATTTGGTGTTCACCGATCTAAACATCCCGATTATGGTCAAATAGTCTATGAGTTAAATGATGGTCAAGGATATTGTGATGTAGAGCGCATCAGAACAAAAACGGAGAGTGTGAGCGAAAATGGCTTCCAGATGTTTTCTGTTATTCTCCCACCTGTTAGTAATGGGGGAGGATATCAATATAGATTAGGCTATGTGGATACTGATGGAATTGAACATACAAGTGAGCGATCGCAATTTTTGTTAGTCTGCGATGAAGCACCACGTTCAATGACAGAAATTCCCTCTATATTTTTAGGAATTGTCAATCATTATCCTGTATACGGCCCCAAACCATCTGTACCCATGACATCTAGCCCCAAAGATTGGGGTTCTCGTTTATTTTACTCCATTATTATTGATAGATTTGCTCTGAGTAAAGACACAACTCGTACTCCTCTAAGCCCCGTTAAATATGATCCATCTTGCCCCCATTCCAGTCATGGAGGCACAATTCAAGGTATAATTGAGCATTTAGAATACCTCAAGTCATTGGGAGTTAGAGCAATTATTCTTACTCCTGTATACGTTAATGCTCCTGATGGTTATCATGGCTATCATCCCATTCATTTATTGATGGTTGATCCGCGTCTGGGTACAATTCAAACTTTACGAGAACTGGTAAAAAAAGCGCATGAAGCTGATATTGCTGTCATTTTAGACGTAGTAAATAATCACATTGCTGATAGCATTAACTGGGAAGAATATGGCGGCCCACCAGGAGGAGAATTCAAATATGTGCAAGGTGAAGAATCCGCCGTTTTACCTTTTCCGATCGAAGCCAGGAATACATCACTCTTTCACGGGCCAGAATACACCGATATGGTGAATCAAAGATTGTTTGGATTTTTAGAAGACTGGCGCACAGAAACACCTTATGTTCGTGAATTATTAATTCAACACCTAAAATACTGGATTGCCGAAACTGATATTGATGGTTTTCGCTACGATTCTGCACGTCACGTTGGTTTAGACTTTTGGCAACCTTGTGTCGAAGAAATATCAAGATATGCTGGGATTTTCGGAAAAAAAGAATTTCTGCAAATAGCCGAACACGCAGGGAGTACCCACGAACAAGTCATTGAATATAATAATGCCAAATTTTCTGGTTTGATTGACTACCCTACCTATTATATTGTCAAACATTCTTTAGGCAATGGTAATTGGTTGTGGGGTTTGGCAGATTATTTTTGTGGTTTTCTCAAGCCATCACAGTCATATTATGCGGGTTGGCAGAATAATATTATGTTCTTGGATAACCAAGACACCAGTAGAATTTTTCATGAATTTTGGAATCGTACTCACAACCGAGAACAAGCGCGTATCCGTGTACATTTTGCCCTAGCTTGTTTGATATTAGGGCCGCAAATACCTTCTATTTATCAAGGAACAGAACAGGAATTTGATGGTGCATTAGGATGGCATGAAGAAGAAGGTCAAGAAGAATCTATTGGTCATGATTGCTATGTGCGTGAGGATATGTTTGATAATCCTGCTTGCGATTGGAAATTTGGTGTAATTAACCGCAAAATTTTTCACCCCTATAGCAGAAACCACCCGACTTTTTTACTGATTCGACAATTAGCAAAAATTCGATTTCAACACCGGCTTTTTCAAAGTGGAACTCGAACTTTGTTACATTCTAAAAATAATGGTTTATGGTGTGTACTGATTCATGGTATAGCTAACGAACACCCTTTATTTATTGCTTTTAATTTGGGGCCGAATCCATTGTTAGAGGAAGCTTTCAAGATTCCTCATTGGTATGGGGAGTTTTGCGGAGCCGATATATTAATGACTATATCGGGTGGAGTGTTTCATTTAGTAAAAGATGAGATGCGAATTAAACTTTCACCCTTCTCTTTTGTTTTAGGGCGACTCTTACATTAA
- the panB gene encoding 3-methyl-2-oxobutanoate hydroxymethyltransferase — protein sequence MTVTTQQLSQWKQQGRRITVLTAYEYAIAQLLDQAGVDIILVGDSLAMVGLGYDTTLPLTLDEIIHHAKAVRRGVKQALLVVDLPFLTYQESPQQAIHSAGRILKETGAQGVKLEGGYPAMTETVTQLVQVGIPVMGHVGLTPQSVHQFGGYRKQGKTSDAAERILSEAIALEQAGAFTIVLEHIPSDLAQKITQQLTIPTIGIGAGANCDGQVLVTSDILGLSSWQPPFAKTYANLQQTITQAVQEFCTEVREGSFPPGH from the coding sequence ATGACAGTTACAACCCAACAATTAAGTCAATGGAAACAGCAGGGACGACGCATTACAGTATTGACAGCCTATGAATATGCGATCGCTCAACTCCTCGATCAAGCCGGAGTTGATATTATTTTAGTGGGAGATTCTCTGGCAATGGTTGGGTTAGGATATGACACCACTTTACCCCTAACCTTAGATGAAATTATTCATCATGCTAAAGCTGTGCGACGAGGCGTGAAACAAGCTTTATTAGTTGTTGATTTGCCCTTTTTAACTTATCAAGAAAGTCCTCAACAAGCCATTCATTCAGCCGGACGAATTCTCAAAGAAACAGGTGCTCAAGGTGTTAAACTGGAGGGGGGATATCCAGCAATGACAGAAACAGTCACTCAGTTAGTCCAAGTCGGAATTCCGGTCATGGGTCATGTGGGTTTAACCCCCCAGTCCGTTCATCAATTTGGGGGTTATCGCAAACAAGGCAAAACCTCCGATGCAGCAGAACGCATTCTTTCAGAAGCGATCGCGTTAGAGCAAGCCGGAGCCTTTACAATTGTGTTAGAACATATCCCTTCAGATTTAGCCCAAAAAATTACCCAGCAATTAACCATACCCACCATTGGTATTGGGGCGGGGGCTAATTGTGATGGTCAAGTATTAGTCACCTCGGATATTTTGGGATTATCGTCCTGGCAACCCCCCTTTGCCAAAACATACGCCAATTTACAACAAACGATTACCCAAGCCGTTCAAGAGTTCTGTACGGAAGTGCGGGAGGGGAGTTTTCCCCCTGGGCATTAA
- the gyrA gene encoding DNA topoisomerase (ATP-hydrolyzing) subunit A, with the protein MSTSESRIIPTDLRNEMQQSYLEYAMSVIVGRALPDARDGLKPVHRRILYAMNELGLTPDRPFRKCARVVGEVLGKYHPHGDVAVYDALVRMAQDFSMRSPLINGHGNFGSVDNDPPAAMRYTECRLQALTTDSLLRDIDAETVEFGDNFDGSQQEPLVLPARIPQLLLNGSSGIAVGMATNIPPHNLGELVDGLVALIHNPEITIAELMRHIPGPDFPTGAQILGTSGIKEAYTDGRGSITMRGVATIETIEHKGRPDRDAIIITQLPYQTNKAAMIERIAEMVNDKKLEGISDIRDESDRDGMRIVIELKRDAYARVVLNNLYKQTPLQTNFGANMLALVNSRPEILNLKRFLEVFLQFREQTIRRRTEYELRKAQERDHLLQGLLIALDNLDAIIALIRHAADIPIVKQELMTNYGLSEQQADAILQMQLRRLTALEAQKIDQEHQELQIKIADLYDILARRERILEIVEQEALELKQKFNTPRRTIIEHTEGELDETDLIANEKALILLTEQGYMKRMPVNTFAAQSRATKGKQGTKMKEDDEVQHFITCCDHDTVLFFSERGVVYSIKAYQIPVASRTARGVPIVQMLPIPKEERITSIVHVSEFSDDEYLVMLTKGGFIKKTQLSAFSNIRTNGLIAISLEEGDELRWVRRAKVEDGIIIGSRHGMAIHFKANDKQLRPLGRATRGVKSMKLKGDDTLISMDILPSAIISNLAEAEGEEPETDEELMVIATETTEENETETEVVTEGTAQGLSVLVITASGYGKRVPVSQFRLQNRAGKGIIATKFKPHAKKDEVVALKVVDETEELMLISSRGIIIRQVVNAIPLQSRSATGVRVQRLYEEDSIAAVAIVPASGEDAETSSTSEESGEEE; encoded by the coding sequence ATGAGTACCTCTGAGTCGAGAATTATCCCGACGGATCTGAGAAATGAAATGCAGCAATCCTACCTCGAATACGCCATGAGCGTAATTGTAGGGCGGGCACTGCCAGATGCGCGGGATGGTTTGAAACCCGTTCATCGACGGATTTTATACGCCATGAACGAACTGGGCTTAACCCCTGATCGACCCTTCCGTAAATGTGCCCGTGTGGTGGGGGAGGTACTCGGTAAATATCACCCTCATGGGGATGTCGCCGTTTATGATGCCTTAGTGCGGATGGCGCAGGATTTTTCCATGCGATCGCCGTTAATTAACGGTCATGGGAACTTCGGATCAGTTGATAACGATCCCCCGGCTGCCATGCGGTACACCGAATGTCGTTTGCAAGCCTTAACGACTGATTCCCTCCTACGAGATATTGACGCAGAAACCGTTGAATTTGGCGATAACTTCGATGGTTCTCAACAAGAACCGTTAGTTTTACCCGCACGAATTCCCCAATTATTATTAAATGGATCGTCAGGAATTGCGGTTGGGATGGCAACCAATATTCCCCCTCACAATTTAGGGGAATTAGTCGATGGTTTAGTAGCATTAATTCATAATCCTGAGATTACCATTGCTGAATTAATGCGTCATATTCCGGGGCCGGATTTTCCCACGGGGGCGCAAATTTTAGGGACATCGGGAATTAAAGAAGCCTATACCGATGGTCGGGGTTCGATTACCATGCGTGGGGTTGCCACCATTGAAACCATCGAACATAAAGGAAGACCCGATCGAGATGCGATTATTATTACTCAATTGCCTTATCAAACCAATAAAGCCGCGATGATTGAACGGATTGCGGAAATGGTAAATGATAAGAAATTAGAGGGAATTTCTGATATTCGGGATGAAAGCGATCGCGATGGAATGCGGATTGTAATTGAACTCAAACGGGATGCTTATGCCCGTGTAGTTCTCAATAACCTCTACAAACAAACGCCCTTACAAACCAATTTTGGGGCTAATATGTTGGCGTTAGTCAATAGCCGCCCGGAAATTCTTAACCTCAAACGCTTCTTAGAAGTATTCCTCCAATTCCGCGAACAAACGATTCGCAGACGCACGGAATATGAACTCAGGAAAGCCCAAGAACGAGATCATCTTTTACAGGGGTTATTAATTGCTTTAGACAATTTAGATGCCATTATTGCCTTAATTCGTCATGCGGCTGATATTCCCATCGTCAAACAAGAATTAATGACCAACTATGGATTATCTGAACAACAAGCCGATGCAATTTTACAAATGCAATTGCGACGGTTAACCGCTTTAGAAGCTCAAAAAATTGACCAAGAGCACCAAGAACTGCAAATTAAAATTGCTGATTTGTACGATATTTTAGCGCGCAGGGAACGAATCTTAGAAATTGTTGAACAGGAAGCCCTAGAACTCAAACAAAAGTTCAATACCCCTCGGCGGACTATAATTGAACATACCGAAGGGGAGTTAGATGAAACCGATTTAATTGCCAATGAAAAAGCCTTAATTCTGTTAACAGAACAAGGTTATATGAAACGAATGCCTGTGAATACTTTTGCCGCCCAAAGTCGAGCCACAAAAGGTAAACAAGGCACCAAAATGAAAGAGGATGATGAAGTTCAACACTTTATCACCTGTTGCGATCATGATACTGTCTTATTCTTTAGTGAACGGGGTGTTGTTTATAGTATCAAAGCCTATCAAATCCCCGTTGCTTCCCGCACCGCGCGAGGAGTTCCCATCGTTCAAATGTTACCCATTCCCAAGGAAGAACGGATCACCTCTATTGTTCACGTTAGCGAATTTAGCGATGATGAATACTTGGTGATGTTAACCAAAGGAGGATTTATTAAGAAAACCCAATTATCCGCCTTTAGTAATATTCGGACTAATGGTTTAATTGCCATTTCCTTAGAAGAAGGGGATGAATTACGCTGGGTGAGACGGGCAAAAGTTGAAGATGGAATTATTATTGGTTCCCGTCATGGTATGGCAATTCATTTTAAAGCCAATGATAAACAATTGCGACCGTTAGGACGGGCAACCCGAGGCGTTAAATCCATGAAATTGAAAGGAGATGATACCTTAATTAGCATGGATATTTTGCCCAGTGCGATTATTTCTAATCTGGCGGAAGCCGAAGGTGAAGAACCGGAAACCGATGAAGAATTAATGGTAATAGCCACAGAAACCACCGAGGAAAATGAAACTGAAACTGAAGTTGTAACGGAGGGAACCGCTCAAGGATTATCCGTTTTAGTCATCACCGCCAGTGGTTATGGAAAACGGGTTCCGGTGTCTCAATTCCGCTTACAAAATCGGGCAGGGAAAGGCATTATTGCCACCAAGTTTAAACCCCATGCTAAAAAAGATGAAGTTGTTGCCTTAAAAGTTGTGGATGAAACTGAGGAGTTAATGTTAATTAGCAGTCGTGGAATTATTATTCGTCAAGTGGTGAATGCCATTCCCCTTCAGTCTCGAAGTGCGACCGGGGTTCGAGTTCAGCGCTTATACGAAGAAGATTCAATTGCGGCGGTTGCCATTGTTCCAGCCTCTGGAGAAGATGCGGAAACTTCATCAACTTCAGAAGAATCGGGAGAAGAAGAATAA
- a CDS encoding sirohydrochlorin chelatase, with protein MLSTSLLVAHGSRDPRPQQALNLLAKRLGERSGFPNVGTATLELALLPLHQQIQEFAQLSQSWGYSQIQILPLFLSSGVHVNADLPAEIAIAQEQLGSEIQLNLLPYFGSKINRLAALIATKMATVEIEHWILIAHGSRHPGGNQPIEQLATQIKAIPAYWSVSLNFETQIKALILSGVHQIGIISYFMFSGGISDAIAQSLQPFSQEYPTVEFYLISPLEIDDKLVDLIEDLLK; from the coding sequence TTGCTATCTACATCTTTGCTAGTTGCTCACGGTAGCCGAGATCCTCGTCCCCAACAAGCTTTAAATCTATTGGCAAAACGCTTAGGGGAACGTTCAGGCTTTCCTAATGTTGGAACTGCAACCTTAGAATTAGCACTCCTTCCCCTCCATCAACAGATTCAAGAGTTTGCCCAGTTAAGTCAATCTTGGGGATATTCTCAAATCCAAATTTTACCGTTATTTCTCTCGTCAGGTGTTCATGTTAACGCCGATTTACCCGCAGAAATTGCGATCGCTCAGGAACAACTTGGATCAGAAATTCAACTCAATTTATTACCTTATTTTGGATCTAAAATTAATCGTTTAGCGGCTTTAATCGCCACAAAAATGGCAACGGTTGAGATTGAACATTGGATTTTAATCGCTCATGGTAGTCGCCATCCAGGGGGAAATCAACCCATTGAACAATTAGCAACTCAAATCAAGGCAATTCCCGCCTATTGGTCAGTTTCTTTGAATTTTGAAACTCAAATTAAAGCCTTAATTTTATCGGGAGTTCATCAAATTGGAATTATTTCTTATTTTATGTTTTCCGGTGGCATCAGTGATGCGATCGCCCAATCCCTTCAACCGTTTTCTCAAGAATACCCCACCGTTGAATTTTATTTAATTTCACCGTTAGAAATTGACGATAAGTTAGTTGATTTAATTGAAGATTTATTAAAATAA
- a CDS encoding acyltransferase family protein — protein MVIEMKEYKYWPTGDIIRVVATFAVLFIHVTQYSIRNSTSLDIAWWSLNIGQSLSIWAVPAFIMLSGALLLSPQSFDETPIVFYKKRLLKIGIPLLFWGILYFFLEKRWNPDISFEHLINDAWIGAISWHLYFLFAILGLYIITPWLRLIINQMETKQAELIWIIMIFGVTTCVDSYIHIFGLWKWHITFRWVSYLGYYLMGRYIVYLAIDDVALFKIFTVLGLFSNIIGRYLEMVFKDGNIAYYYNNMYSSTTVILLSIGILGLIIFFTKEINENSKIVKYCRLLAPSTFGIYLVHVLIIQELHYSFHIQYPQNIFMALLYSLILLGLSLLLVYLMGFIPWIRSVVSCNTQKILEDNQINIFSLKKYLFYKEIA, from the coding sequence GTGGTAATTGAAATGAAAGAATACAAGTATTGGCCAACAGGAGACATCATTAGAGTTGTTGCCACTTTTGCAGTTTTGTTTATCCATGTTACTCAATATTCAATCAGAAATTCAACCTCACTAGATATAGCTTGGTGGTCGTTAAATATAGGACAAAGCCTATCTATTTGGGCAGTTCCCGCATTTATTATGTTGAGTGGTGCTTTGTTACTCTCTCCCCAATCTTTTGATGAAACGCCTATCGTTTTTTATAAAAAACGCCTCTTAAAAATCGGAATACCTCTGTTATTTTGGGGTATTCTATATTTCTTCCTGGAAAAAAGATGGAATCCTGATATATCTTTTGAACATCTGATAAATGATGCCTGGATTGGTGCCATATCTTGGCATTTATATTTTTTATTTGCCATTCTGGGTTTATATATCATAACTCCTTGGCTGAGATTAATCATCAATCAAATGGAGACTAAGCAGGCAGAGTTAATTTGGATAATTATGATTTTTGGGGTTACCACTTGTGTTGATAGTTATATTCACATCTTTGGACTTTGGAAATGGCATATAACTTTTCGCTGGGTATCCTATTTAGGATATTATCTCATGGGTCGATATATAGTTTACCTAGCAATTGATGATGTGGCACTTTTCAAAATTTTCACGGTTTTGGGGTTGTTTTCTAACATTATTGGTAGATATTTGGAAATGGTATTTAAAGACGGAAATATTGCTTATTACTACAACAATATGTATTCAAGTACAACAGTAATATTATTATCAATTGGAATTTTAGGATTAATTATTTTCTTTACAAAAGAAATTAATGAAAATTCAAAAATAGTTAAATATTGTCGTTTATTAGCACCCAGCACTTTTGGCATATATTTAGTCCATGTATTGATTATTCAAGAGTTACACTATAGCTTTCATATTCAATATCCCCAGAATATATTTATGGCTTTACTCTATAGTTTGATTTTGCTGGGATTGAGTTTATTGTTAGTGTATTTAATGGGTTTTATTCCCTGGATTCGTTCTGTTGTCAGTTGTAATACACAAAAAATATTAGAGGATAATCAAATCAACATATTTAGTCTCAAAAAATATTTATTTTATAAAGAAATTGCCTAG
- a CDS encoding Fe2+-dependent dioxygenase: MLFSIDNILTSEELNFFIDCLTQGTFVDGKTTAGWHAKRVKNNQQLDQKTPEAQALREQIQSILKKNALFQSAVLPKIVHSVLASRYEDGMSYGTHTDNALMGDQEFWRVDVSFTLFLSDPETYTGGELVIENSDEERSYKLKAGSMIVYPSTTLHRVEPVTQGVRLAIVGWVQSLVRDPANREILFDLDTTRRSIFAKDGKTIEFDLVSKTYTNLLRRWAE, from the coding sequence ATGCTGTTCTCGATTGATAATATTTTGACATCAGAGGAATTAAATTTTTTTATTGATTGTCTCACTCAAGGGACGTTTGTTGATGGTAAAACAACCGCAGGTTGGCACGCCAAACGGGTTAAGAACAATCAGCAGCTTGATCAGAAAACGCCGGAAGCTCAAGCTTTGCGGGAACAAATTCAGTCGATTTTGAAAAAAAATGCGTTGTTTCAAAGTGCCGTTTTACCGAAAATTGTTCACTCAGTTTTAGCCAGTCGCTACGAAGATGGAATGTCCTATGGAACTCATACGGATAATGCGTTGATGGGAGATCAAGAATTTTGGCGTGTGGATGTTTCGTTTACGTTATTTTTAAGTGATCCTGAAACCTACACAGGTGGAGAATTAGTGATTGAAAATAGTGATGAAGAACGTAGCTATAAATTGAAAGCGGGTTCAATGATTGTTTATCCGTCTACAACGTTACACCGAGTTGAACCTGTTACGCAAGGGGTAAGATTAGCCATTGTGGGATGGGTTCAAAGTTTAGTTCGTGACCCTGCAAATCGAGAAATTTTATTTGATTTAGATACCACTCGTCGTTCTATTTTTGCGAAGGATGGGAAAACTATTGAGTTTGATTTGGTTTCTAAAACTTATACGAATTTATTGAGAAGATGGGCAGAATAA
- a CDS encoding fatty acid--CoA ligase family protein, which translates to MAIEFLLDRFEQTKDAEALIWRDRSLLYSELNKLVKFWQERIHKELIPQGAVVTLEADFSPNAVALLLALLQHNCIVAVLTAEMKTSRAELRQIAEVEWIIKIDPEDDVSLEKTGTQATHEFLCQLRDRQHPGLIIFTSGSTGKSKAAIHDFALMQEKFQTLRPAQRTLLFLLFDHIGGINTLLHILANGGCAVIPLDHSCETVASAIAQYRVQVLPTSPTFLTLLLLSGVHQRYDLSSLEIITYGTEVMPESVLSSLNQLFPQIRFHQTYGLTELGIMRSKSRSSDSLWFKVGGEGYETRIVNGMLEIKAKSAMLGYLNAPAPFTPDGWYMTGDVVEIDGEWIKILGRKSEIINVGGQKVYPAEVESILQAMEGVAEVSVKGEANPITGNIVTAKVRLTTDESLRNFRIRLRAFCQDKLESYKIPVRVTLVQERLHSDRFKKSH; encoded by the coding sequence ATGGCTATTGAATTTCTGCTAGACAGATTTGAGCAAACTAAAGATGCGGAAGCATTGATTTGGCGCGATCGCTCACTGCTTTATAGTGAACTGAATAAACTGGTGAAATTTTGGCAGGAACGTATACACAAAGAGTTAATTCCTCAAGGTGCAGTTGTCACTTTGGAAGCAGATTTTTCACCTAATGCGGTGGCTTTGTTATTAGCTTTACTCCAGCATAATTGTATAGTAGCTGTTTTAACAGCCGAGATGAAAACCAGTCGGGCTGAGTTGCGTCAGATTGCAGAAGTAGAATGGATCATCAAGATAGATCCAGAAGATGATGTGAGCCTGGAAAAAACAGGAACTCAAGCGACCCATGAGTTTTTGTGTCAACTGCGCGATCGCCAACATCCAGGACTGATCATTTTCACCTCTGGTTCTACAGGTAAGAGTAAAGCCGCTATTCATGATTTTGCTCTTATGCAAGAGAAGTTTCAAACCCTCAGACCTGCTCAGAGGACATTGTTATTTTTACTATTTGATCATATTGGCGGTATTAATACTCTGTTGCATATTCTAGCAAATGGGGGATGTGCGGTTATACCCTTAGATCACTCTTGCGAAACAGTAGCATCTGCGATCGCCCAATATCGAGTACAGGTATTACCCACTTCACCGACCTTTCTCACGCTCCTACTTCTGAGTGGTGTTCACCAGCGATATGACCTGAGTTCCTTAGAAATTATTACCTATGGTACAGAAGTCATGCCAGAAAGCGTTCTTAGCAGCTTAAACCAACTTTTTCCTCAAATCCGCTTTCATCAAACCTACGGACTTACAGAACTGGGGATCATGCGTTCAAAATCCCGATCATCTGATTCTTTATGGTTTAAGGTGGGTGGGGAAGGATATGAAACCCGCATTGTTAACGGAATGCTGGAAATTAAAGCCAAAAGCGCTATGCTGGGCTACTTGAACGCTCCCGCACCTTTTACTCCAGATGGTTGGTATATGACAGGGGATGTGGTGGAAATTGACGGGGAGTGGATCAAGATTCTCGGACGTAAATCGGAAATAATTAACGTCGGAGGTCAAAAGGTTTATCCGGCTGAAGTAGAGAGTATTTTACAAGCTATGGAAGGGGTAGCGGAGGTTTCAGTTAAAGGTGAAGCAAATCCCATTACTGGTAATATAGTGACCGCAAAGGTGCGCCTGACAACCGATGAATCTTTGCGTAACTTTCGCATCAGATTACGCGCTTTTTGTCAAGACAAATTAGAGTCTTATAAAATTCCTGTGCGGGTAACACTGGTACAGGAAAGATTGCATAGCGATCGCTTCAAAAAAAGCCATTAG
- a CDS encoding histone deacetylase, producing MLTVIYSDKFLNHKTGLFHPERPERLTAIVNALKSVSWAEQLDWKEPTPVMDRQQPLMRLLETVHTSSHIQRVKAIAAQEGGYLDGDTPISAESYDVALLAVSAWLDGVDQVLTTAHPAFVLARPPGHHAEADRGMGFCLFSNAAIAAYYALEQPGIEKVAILDWDVHHGNGTQALVEDDPRIAYCSLHQSPCYPGTGYPEERGSHNNVLNLPMSPGSTIELYKPAFQHYILPFLQQVQPDLLIVSAGYDANQDDPLASISLQPQDYGLFTEYCLQLTSKIIFGLEGGYDLPSLSQSVVETLEKCL from the coding sequence ATGCTAACAGTTATTTATTCTGACAAATTCCTCAACCATAAGACGGGATTATTCCATCCAGAACGGCCAGAACGGTTAACCGCGATTGTAAATGCCCTAAAATCGGTATCTTGGGCCGAGCAGTTAGACTGGAAAGAACCGACTCCGGTGATGGATCGCCAGCAACCCTTGATGAGGTTATTGGAAACGGTACATACCTCTTCCCATATTCAACGAGTTAAAGCGATCGCCGCTCAGGAGGGCGGTTATTTGGATGGAGATACCCCCATTTCGGCTGAAAGTTATGATGTGGCACTGTTGGCGGTGAGTGCCTGGTTGGATGGGGTGGATCAAGTCTTGACAACGGCACATCCGGCTTTTGTTTTAGCGCGTCCCCCCGGACATCACGCCGAAGCTGATCGAGGGATGGGATTTTGCTTATTTTCTAATGCAGCGATCGCCGCTTATTATGCCTTAGAACAACCGGGAATTGAGAAAGTCGCTATCTTAGATTGGGATGTCCATCATGGCAATGGAACTCAAGCGTTAGTGGAAGATGATCCTCGGATCGCTTACTGTTCGTTACATCAATCTCCCTGTTATCCGGGGACGGGATATCCAGAGGAACGTGGCTCTCACAATAATGTGCTGAATCTTCCTATGTCTCCGGGTAGTACCATTGAACTCTACAAACCCGCCTTTCAACATTATATCTTGCCCTTTTTACAACAGGTACAACCGGATTTACTAATTGTAAGTGCGGGATATGATGCCAACCAGGATGATCCCTTAGCCAGTATTTCTCTACAACCACAAGACTACGGACTGTTCACTGAATATTGTTTACAACTCACCTCTAAAATTATCTTTGGACTTGAAGGAGGCTATGATTTGCCCAGTTTATCTCAATCCGTTGTAGAAACCTTGGAAAAGTGCCTTTAA